Proteins encoded by one window of Chondromyces crocatus:
- a CDS encoding peptidylprolyl isomerase: MRVRLPFSVALLAATLVVSGCSQEKPSSQAAPATSASAASTAASAASAASPTSSALTGDAPIFHPERAKEQAPETYKVKLTTTKGDVVIQVTRAWSPGGADRFYNLVKLGFYDGVRLHRAVEGFMVQFGVHPNPSVNGAWFNAFFPDDKPVKSNKRGMVTFAMAGPNTRTTQVFINYADKNARLDSMGFAPFGEVVEGMSVVDSFYKGYGELAPQGKGPNPFLMQREGDAYIEKNFPELDTIKSTTLL; the protein is encoded by the coding sequence ATGAGGGTGAGGCTCCCGTTCTCCGTCGCGTTGCTGGCCGCCACGCTCGTGGTGTCAGGCTGTTCCCAAGAGAAACCGTCGAGCCAGGCGGCTCCTGCGACGAGCGCGTCGGCAGCCTCGACGGCCGCATCGGCCGCATCGGCGGCATCCCCCACCTCCTCGGCGCTCACGGGGGACGCGCCCATCTTCCATCCGGAGCGGGCGAAGGAGCAGGCTCCGGAGACGTACAAGGTCAAGCTCACCACGACGAAAGGGGACGTCGTCATTCAGGTGACGCGCGCGTGGTCCCCTGGCGGCGCCGACAGGTTCTACAACCTGGTGAAGCTCGGGTTCTACGACGGGGTGCGGCTCCACCGGGCGGTGGAGGGGTTCATGGTGCAGTTCGGCGTTCACCCGAACCCGTCGGTGAACGGGGCGTGGTTCAACGCTTTCTTTCCGGACGACAAGCCGGTGAAGAGCAACAAGCGGGGGATGGTGACGTTCGCGATGGCGGGCCCCAACACGCGTACGACGCAGGTGTTCATCAACTACGCGGACAAGAACGCCCGGCTCGACAGCATGGGCTTCGCGCCGTTCGGCGAGGTGGTGGAAGGAATGAGCGTCGTCGACTCCTTCTACAAGGGGTACGGCGAGCTGGCGCCCCAGGGCAAAGGGCCGAACCCGTTCCTGATGCAGCGGGAGGGCGATGCGTACATCGAGAAGAACTTCCCGGAGCTCGACACGATCAAGTCGACCACCCTCCTCTGA